A DNA window from Maribellus comscasis contains the following coding sequences:
- a CDS encoding dipeptidase: MLKKSALFTSLFLFLISTTATSQENMEKTKTIHEKALTVDTHCDTPMALLGEDFDVGRKNKAPQSRVDFPRMKDGGLDAIFFAAFTSQRERTSENTEAAYKRAHEMIDSTYSVCKRYNSLAEVAINSNDAKRIEGTGKRAIYIGMENGFPIGTDIKRVKEFYDRGVRYITLSHSSNNDICDSSTDKEGPEHNGLSQFGEKVVREMNKLGMMIDVSHISDKAFFDVIEQSKVPVIASHSSVRSIAHHPRNMTDNMIKALAKNGGVIQICLLDDYIKDPDTTTIRYQKAKEIRKIFNTTYNTMNKTEQDEVRKQWRELGEKYPKKLPTVADCVDHIDYVKNLVGIDYVGIGSDFDGGGGLADCQDVSQMPNITAEMIKRGYTEGEIQKVWGGNFFRVFAEVEKHAN; the protein is encoded by the coding sequence ATGCTTAAAAAATCTGCCTTGTTTACTTCTCTTTTCCTTTTTTTGATATCCACAACTGCAACCAGCCAGGAAAATATGGAAAAAACCAAAACGATCCATGAAAAAGCACTAACCGTAGATACTCATTGCGATACTCCGATGGCTCTGTTGGGAGAAGATTTTGATGTTGGCCGGAAAAACAAAGCTCCTCAAAGCCGGGTCGACTTTCCGCGAATGAAAGACGGCGGATTGGATGCGATATTTTTTGCGGCTTTTACCAGCCAGAGGGAACGCACCTCCGAAAATACAGAGGCTGCTTATAAAAGAGCACACGAAATGATTGATTCCACTTACTCCGTTTGTAAAAGGTACAATAGTCTTGCAGAAGTTGCGATAAACTCAAACGATGCAAAACGGATTGAAGGAACAGGAAAACGCGCTATTTATATTGGAATGGAAAACGGATTTCCAATTGGAACCGATATCAAAAGAGTTAAAGAATTCTACGACCGCGGGGTCAGATATATTACACTCAGTCACTCGTCAAATAACGACATCTGTGACTCTTCCACCGACAAGGAGGGGCCGGAACACAATGGATTAAGCCAATTTGGAGAGAAGGTGGTGAGAGAAATGAACAAACTCGGCATGATGATAGACGTATCGCATATTTCAGACAAAGCATTCTTTGATGTTATTGAACAAAGCAAAGTTCCTGTTATTGCTTCGCATTCGAGTGTTCGCAGCATTGCACACCATCCGCGCAATATGACTGACAATATGATTAAAGCGCTGGCAAAAAACGGAGGTGTTATTCAGATTTGCCTGCTTGATGACTATATCAAAGACCCGGACACAACCACGATTCGCTATCAAAAAGCAAAAGAAATCAGAAAAATATTTAATACCACCTACAACACAATGAATAAAACAGAGCAGGATGAGGTAAGAAAACAGTGGCGTGAACTGGGAGAAAAATATCCCAAGAAATTACCAACTGTTGCTGATTGTGTTGACCATATCGACTATGTAAAAAACCTGGTAGGAATTGACTACGTAGGAATTGGAAGTGATTTTGACGGCGGCGGTGGACTGGCTGATTGCCAGGATGTAAGCCAAATGCCAAATATAACTGCAGAAATGATAAAACGTGGCTACACAGAGGGAGAAATTCAAAAAGTTTGGGGAGGAAATTTTTTCCGTGTTTTTGCTGAAGTTGAAAAACATGCCAACTAA
- a CDS encoding TetR/AcrR family transcriptional regulator codes for MGKGSKGARTKQLILEKAFVLFSNGAYNNVSLRKIEEVTGLSRGALLFHFPAKEQMFSSVVDKYVLQNLSASRNVDDKEKITLKKFINSYTRQLSDLKKELFELGITNMSFALVNLNLQAFHFYPNFADKAKAWNKTETMIWHAVISNAAESGEINKNNNVTILASMFKNLFHGTGYEGINTTNDIDINLLEQEYLLLYNSLLR; via the coding sequence ATGGGAAAGGGTTCAAAGGGAGCAAGAACTAAACAACTAATTCTTGAAAAAGCGTTTGTATTATTTTCGAATGGTGCATATAATAATGTTTCGCTTAGGAAGATTGAAGAAGTAACTGGATTAAGTAGGGGAGCTCTGCTGTTTCATTTCCCAGCAAAAGAGCAAATGTTTAGTTCCGTTGTAGATAAATATGTTCTGCAAAATCTGTCGGCATCGCGTAATGTTGATGATAAAGAGAAAATTACGCTAAAAAAGTTCATTAATAGTTATACCAGGCAGTTATCCGACCTTAAAAAAGAATTATTTGAGCTTGGAATTACAAATATGAGTTTTGCATTGGTGAATCTGAATCTACAGGCTTTTCATTTTTATCCGAATTTTGCAGATAAAGCAAAAGCATGGAATAAAACTGAAACCATGATATGGCATGCAGTTATTAGCAATGCTGCAGAGTCGGGAGAAATAAATAAGAACAATAATGTAACTATATTGGCCTCTATGTTTAAGAATCTATTTCACGGAACAGGCTATGAGGGTATTAATACTACTAACGACATCGATATTAATTTACTAGAACAGGAGTACTTGCTGCTATATAACTCATTGCTACGATAA
- a CDS encoding zinc-dependent metalloprotease codes for MSEITNRFVLSLFIGVLCMFNSFAQNKSSTTHLQSSSEYFEIPKEYINKPLLLINRITGYPNKLFYYGSSGMDVDYSVILKFEIDNNQLKVTQQQYQNNVGKDDIIKTSVRKNHFNPTICYIPIISVSEKNIKINTDVFKNDVKVFSPIDTETIDKYGLKPTSDDSIVINDIQLSQNSMLVSRTLNFTSQKSPEKHYSPNISVEQLLAFKILPETPMVRRKWDPRVGNFYLSTTKYDSEDVFIKEESFIERWRLEPENIAAYFNGILTKPKQPIVFYFDENVPQKWKKYMKQGILDWLPVFEKIGFKDAIEVHDKPKNVHWDDNDPNYNMIRWVSSEIQDAQGNYISDPRTGEILNGTLMWYQNYFSAVNDDYFVSAAAVDPSARKPVLPDSVFGQIMRRTMTHEMGHALNLGHNMIASSSYPTDSLRSGNFLQNYTLTSSIMDYAKYNYVAQPEDMPLPLLCVIAPYDYWAIEYAYKYVHPTGDNYQMEVPFTKEVIEEKLQDTHLEYMEQEYGKAMDPTNNTGDLGDNPILSGEYGLKNLQRIMPHIVEWSLPEDGDPAVVFSRYNQLVKQTDIIFRIVIKLIGGKKNRLAANMEYISESTDSQVVSAAMNFITDNVFNKMEWLYNHDLEKLSNENLYLKSVEKLQTNAIKRILNKDRLLRLIDSDNENNTTNATKVLRKCSDVILTQSTVEQIPLTVQKIYISTLKKRIEETSDDLILTYLLKNELDYIKKVVTSKIQNESNPLIKGFYAQLIK; via the coding sequence ATGTCAGAAATTACCAACAGATTCGTTTTAAGCCTTTTTATAGGTGTTCTATGTATGTTTAACAGCTTTGCTCAAAACAAAAGTTCAACAACCCATTTGCAAAGTAGTTCTGAGTATTTTGAGATTCCGAAGGAATACATCAACAAGCCCCTTTTATTGATTAACAGAATTACAGGATATCCCAACAAGTTATTTTATTACGGAAGTTCCGGAATGGACGTTGATTATTCGGTTATACTAAAATTTGAAATCGACAATAATCAATTAAAAGTAACGCAGCAACAATATCAAAATAATGTAGGTAAAGATGACATTATCAAAACATCTGTACGAAAAAATCATTTCAATCCCACAATTTGTTACATCCCAATAATATCCGTAAGTGAAAAAAATATAAAAATTAACACTGATGTTTTTAAAAATGATGTCAAAGTATTCTCTCCCATAGACACCGAAACGATTGACAAATATGGATTAAAACCAACATCAGATGATAGCATTGTGATTAATGATATACAATTAAGTCAGAATAGCATGTTGGTTTCACGAACTTTGAATTTCACCTCTCAAAAATCACCCGAGAAACATTATTCCCCCAATATTTCAGTTGAACAGTTATTGGCTTTTAAAATTCTTCCCGAAACCCCAATGGTACGGAGAAAATGGGACCCACGCGTTGGGAATTTTTATCTTTCAACAACAAAATACGATAGTGAAGATGTATTTATAAAAGAAGAATCCTTTATTGAAAGATGGCGTTTAGAACCGGAGAATATAGCCGCTTATTTTAACGGAATCCTAACCAAACCCAAACAACCTATCGTTTTTTATTTTGATGAAAATGTGCCACAAAAGTGGAAAAAATACATGAAGCAAGGAATTTTAGATTGGCTCCCTGTTTTTGAAAAAATTGGTTTTAAAGATGCCATTGAAGTACATGACAAGCCCAAAAATGTACATTGGGATGATAATGACCCAAATTATAATATGATTCGTTGGGTTTCATCAGAGATTCAAGACGCTCAGGGAAATTATATTTCAGACCCAAGAACCGGCGAAATATTAAACGGTACCCTCATGTGGTACCAAAATTATTTTTCGGCTGTAAATGATGATTATTTTGTTTCGGCTGCTGCGGTCGACCCTTCAGCGAGAAAACCTGTTTTACCCGATTCTGTTTTTGGCCAAATTATGAGGAGAACCATGACCCATGAAATGGGACATGCGCTGAATCTTGGGCATAACATGATTGCCAGTTCATCCTACCCAACCGACTCTTTGCGTTCAGGAAACTTCCTTCAAAACTATACCCTGACATCATCAATAATGGACTATGCGAAATACAACTATGTTGCTCAGCCGGAAGATATGCCACTGCCATTACTCTGTGTTATTGCTCCATATGACTATTGGGCTATCGAGTACGCTTATAAATATGTTCATCCAACTGGCGATAATTATCAAATGGAGGTTCCTTTTACAAAGGAAGTTATTGAAGAAAAATTGCAGGATACACATCTTGAATATATGGAGCAGGAATACGGCAAAGCCATGGATCCTACAAATAACACAGGAGATTTGGGCGATAATCCTATCCTTTCCGGAGAGTATGGTTTAAAAAATTTACAACGAATAATGCCACATATCGTGGAGTGGTCGCTTCCTGAAGATGGCGACCCAGCGGTTGTGTTTAGTCGTTACAATCAGCTTGTTAAGCAAACAGATATCATTTTCCGGATTGTTATTAAACTAATCGGAGGTAAAAAGAACCGGCTGGCGGCAAATATGGAGTATATCTCGGAAAGTACTGATTCCCAAGTTGTATCAGCTGCGATGAATTTCATTACCGACAATGTATTTAACAAAATGGAATGGTTGTATAATCATGATTTGGAGAAATTAAGTAATGAAAATTTGTATTTAAAGAGTGTTGAGAAACTTCAAACAAATGCTATAAAAAGAATCTTAAATAAAGACAGATTGTTGCGATTAATTGATTCTGACAACGAGAATAATACAACAAATGCCACCAAGGTTCTTAGAAAATGTAGTGATGTTATACTTACACAAAGCACTGTCGAGCAGATTCCCTTAACTGTACAAAAAATTTATATAAGTACTCTTAAAAAACGAATTGAAGAAACCTCTGATGACCTTATCTTGACCTATTTGCTAAAAAACGAATTGGACTATATAAAAAAGGTAGTAACAAGTAAAATACAAAACGAAAGTAATCCATTGATAAAAGGTTTTTACGCTCAGTTAATTAAATAG
- a CDS encoding SUMF1/EgtB/PvdO family nonheme iron enzyme — protein sequence MNQHFFEHGLYDGYYILNEQQTINTTASVSSNGDAVYLVFYDQEIVFERSTKYYWKKVARISDRREISGEVFNLITAVINSPAKNEKNVVSENLAVSLNESTDNDGETDSSIYSLIPLQKPGKFMEMDKLQGKTFPMGQPNPDIGYADFFNDKQPVQERTIDDFIIGKYEVTWAQFRDFLNAVKIQSASAM from the coding sequence ATGAACCAGCATTTTTTTGAGCACGGATTATATGATGGATACTATATCCTGAATGAGCAACAAACAATAAACACGACAGCAAGTGTTTCTTCAAATGGTGACGCAGTGTATCTCGTGTTTTATGATCAAGAAATTGTGTTTGAGCGTTCTACGAAATATTACTGGAAGAAGGTAGCCAGGATAAGTGATAGGCGAGAAATATCAGGTGAGGTGTTTAACTTAATCACTGCTGTAATCAACTCCCCTGCAAAAAATGAAAAAAATGTAGTCAGTGAAAACCTGGCTGTTTCATTGAATGAAAGTACAGATAATGATGGCGAAACGGACAGTTCAATATATTCACTTATTCCCTTGCAAAAACCAGGTAAATTTATGGAGATGGATAAATTACAAGGAAAAACTTTCCCGATGGGACAACCCAATCCTGACATTGGGTATGCAGACTTTTTCAATGACAAACAACCTGTTCAAGAGCGAACTATAGATGATTTTATAATTGGGAAATACGAAGTTACATGGGCACAGTTTCGCGATTTCCTGAATGCAGTAAAAATTCAATCTGCATCTGCAATGTAG
- a CDS encoding DUF3810 domain-containing protein, producing MKRKKQKIKSWILPVLAIVVFAITRILAGLPDFTEFAYSQGIYPHLASFISFFSWFFPFSLDDLFYFLLILLVLVLIVLLVFKKIRLVKAGKIVLNVFALVFILFYVFWGFNYFRADLNTRLNIHEQKANTEYFLVVFEKLVNQTNKSYSNFEGFDIAEIDSLVEESYKNLSPALKLKYPAGKRKAKKISLSSFFGKAGISGYFGPFFSEVHVNSKVLPVEYPFVLAHEKAHQFGITSEAEANFYAWLVCSQSSSKKLQYSGNLVLLRYFINQGFQLDGFSEIINKLDGEVRKDYKEIREHWMTLRNEKVDKIATKVNDTYLKTNKVEKGIEDYKGVVKYAMDFSLDTAFQKRYNLPFFY from the coding sequence ATGAAAAGAAAAAAACAAAAAATAAAAAGTTGGATTTTACCGGTGCTGGCAATTGTGGTTTTTGCAATAACTCGAATATTAGCCGGTTTGCCTGATTTTACTGAATTCGCTTATTCCCAGGGTATTTATCCTCATTTGGCATCTTTTATTTCCTTTTTTAGTTGGTTTTTCCCGTTTTCTCTCGACGATTTGTTTTACTTTCTGTTGATTTTGTTGGTTCTTGTATTAATCGTTCTTTTAGTTTTTAAAAAGATACGATTGGTAAAAGCCGGAAAAATTGTTTTAAATGTTTTTGCATTGGTTTTTATTTTGTTTTACGTTTTTTGGGGTTTCAATTATTTTCGTGCTGATTTGAATACCAGGTTGAATATTCATGAACAAAAAGCAAACACTGAATATTTTTTGGTCGTTTTTGAAAAACTGGTTAACCAAACCAACAAATCATATTCAAATTTTGAAGGTTTTGATATAGCCGAAATCGATAGTTTGGTTGAAGAATCATATAAAAACCTGTCTCCGGCCCTGAAACTAAAATATCCTGCAGGAAAACGAAAGGCAAAAAAGATCAGTCTCAGTAGTTTTTTTGGCAAAGCCGGGATTTCCGGGTATTTCGGACCTTTTTTTAGCGAAGTTCATGTAAACAGTAAAGTTTTACCGGTAGAATATCCATTTGTTTTGGCACATGAAAAGGCCCATCAATTTGGGATTACAAGTGAAGCCGAAGCCAATTTTTATGCCTGGCTGGTTTGCTCACAAAGTAGCTCCAAAAAATTACAATACTCGGGAAACCTGGTGCTTTTGAGGTATTTTATAAACCAGGGGTTTCAATTGGATGGATTTTCTGAGATTATAAACAAGCTGGACGGTGAAGTTCGGAAAGATTATAAGGAGATTAGAGAACACTGGATGACTCTGAGAAATGAGAAGGTAGACAAAATTGCCACAAAAGTGAACGATACTTACCTGAAGACCAATAAAGTAGAAAAAGGAATTGAAGATTACAAAGGAGTGGTAAAATATGCTATGGATTTTTCTCTTGATACTGCATTTCAGAAAAGATATAATTTGCCTTTTTTCTATTGA
- a CDS encoding OmpH family outer membrane protein yields MKQKSTLLLIGLSFFISQSFAQESLKIGHINYTEIVMKMPEMDSIQRILNKEAEEIENVYNELIEEHEKNVQKYEAEQESYSEFLKNTKQKELIEAAGKIQEFRQNAAEQLEKRNMELFHPVHLKIDKAIEQIARKNHYTYIFDIISGKIVYHSENSIDLNSIVLNELSITAAQ; encoded by the coding sequence ATGAAACAAAAATCTACCTTACTTCTAATCGGATTGTCTTTTTTTATCAGTCAAAGTTTTGCCCAGGAATCGCTAAAAATTGGTCATATTAATTACACCGAAATTGTAATGAAAATGCCGGAAATGGACAGTATCCAGAGAATTCTTAACAAAGAGGCTGAAGAAATAGAAAATGTCTACAATGAACTAATTGAAGAACATGAAAAGAATGTTCAGAAATATGAAGCTGAACAGGAATCTTATTCTGAATTTTTAAAAAACACAAAACAAAAAGAGTTGATTGAAGCCGCTGGTAAAATTCAGGAATTCAGACAAAATGCTGCAGAACAACTTGAAAAACGCAATATGGAACTATTTCATCCCGTCCACTTAAAAATAGATAAAGCTATTGAACAGATCGCCCGAAAGAACCACTATACTTATATTTTTGATATCATTTCGGGAAAAATTGTTTATCATTCGGAAAATAGCATTGATTTAAATTCAATAGTTTTAAATGAATTGTCCATAACTGCAGCTCAATAA